The following proteins are co-located in the Acidobacteriota bacterium genome:
- a CDS encoding cytochrome c — protein sequence MKAAAIIICGAVLLAVGVAVTLGLDSTADQGREVYAMQKCALCHSVSGIGGKKMALDGVGSRLKPEEIRKWIQSPRSMKADTTMKAYPNLPEKALRDLVAYLATLK from the coding sequence ATGAAAGCTGCCGCCATCATCATCTGCGGGGCCGTGCTCCTGGCCGTCGGCGTGGCCGTCACGCTCGGACTGGACTCGACGGCGGACCAGGGGAGGGAGGTCTACGCCATGCAGAAATGCGCCCTCTGCCACTCCGTTTCCGGCATCGGTGGGAAGAAGATGGCGCTCGACGGGGTCGGGTCCCGGCTCAAGCCGGAAGAGATCCGGAAATGGATCCAGAGCCCCAGGAGCATGAAAGCGGACACCACCATGAAGGCCTACCCGAACCTCCCCGAAAAGGCTCTCCGCGACCTGGTCGCCTACCTGGCGACCCTGAAATAA
- a CDS encoding insulinase family protein: MRRNLAVFWMWLLCAPGLLAQQVAVEEYVLPNGLRLLMVPRKGDPNIAAGWIARVGSVNERQGITGISHLLEHMMFKGTRVVGTTDIERDLRLLAEMDALKAEIGREERAQIERLRLGEIADLGDPDSRTGRHAELLEKFARLEAEAAELIVRNEFDRIYTHAGASGMNAGTGRDYTVYFINVPANKLELWFWMESDRLLNPVFREFYPEREVVQEERRMTVDSTPTGRLEEQFDALFFSSSPYAWPVIGWPSDLGGITREEAEAYFGLHYAPNNLSACLVGDFDPAEARRLADRYFGRLRPNPRGRPVVRTREIEQTAEKRMVAHAETRPQVEVRYHSVADGHVDEPALLVLGALLSGETGRLHKALVLDKKIANSASAGQNGMKYEGYFALGGVARPESSPEEVERALYAEIERLQREPVGERELEKVKNQFAADNLRRMESRLYLMLQLLVADSNRGWQSFNEDPRRVAAVTAEDVRRVAGRYFRPENRAVALYYTKEAEGGDDPLLEGLDPQERAELGQFRGAVAGMGSEEARAILGKVRAQEGSAPPEKRKYVAALIRLLEERIAKEGDR, from the coding sequence ATGAGACGAAACCTGGCGGTCTTCTGGATGTGGCTCCTGTGCGCGCCCGGGCTCCTGGCGCAGCAGGTAGCCGTCGAGGAATACGTGCTGCCCAACGGGCTGCGCCTCCTGATGGTGCCCAGGAAGGGGGACCCCAACATCGCCGCCGGGTGGATCGCGCGGGTGGGTTCGGTCAACGAGCGCCAGGGCATCACCGGCATCTCCCACCTGCTCGAACACATGATGTTCAAGGGGACGCGCGTCGTCGGGACCACCGACATCGAACGGGACCTCCGCCTGCTGGCGGAGATGGACGCGCTGAAGGCCGAGATCGGCCGGGAGGAGCGGGCGCAGATCGAGCGCCTCCGGCTGGGCGAGATCGCCGACCTCGGCGACCCGGACAGCCGGACCGGGCGGCACGCCGAGCTCCTCGAGAAGTTCGCCCGGCTCGAGGCGGAGGCCGCGGAGCTGATCGTGCGCAACGAGTTCGACCGGATCTACACCCACGCGGGCGCCAGCGGCATGAACGCGGGGACGGGGCGCGACTACACCGTCTATTTCATCAACGTTCCCGCCAACAAGCTGGAACTCTGGTTCTGGATGGAGTCGGACCGGCTGCTGAACCCCGTCTTCCGCGAGTTCTACCCGGAGCGGGAAGTGGTCCAGGAGGAACGGCGCATGACGGTCGACAGCACCCCCACCGGCCGGCTCGAGGAGCAGTTCGACGCGCTCTTTTTCAGCTCCTCCCCCTACGCCTGGCCCGTCATCGGGTGGCCCAGCGACCTGGGCGGGATCACGCGGGAGGAGGCCGAGGCCTACTTCGGGCTCCACTACGCCCCCAACAACCTGAGCGCCTGCCTCGTGGGGGACTTCGACCCCGCCGAGGCCCGCCGCCTGGCGGACCGCTATTTCGGCCGCCTCCGGCCGAACCCCCGGGGACGCCCGGTGGTCCGGACCCGCGAAATCGAGCAGACGGCCGAAAAGCGGATGGTCGCGCATGCCGAAACCCGTCCCCAGGTGGAGGTCCGCTACCATTCCGTGGCCGACGGGCACGTGGACGAGCCGGCGCTCCTGGTCCTGGGCGCCCTGCTGAGCGGGGAGACCGGGCGGCTTCACAAGGCGCTGGTCCTGGACAAGAAGATCGCCAACAGCGCCTCCGCCGGCCAGAACGGGATGAAGTACGAGGGATACTTCGCCCTGGGAGGCGTGGCCAGGCCCGAGAGCAGCCCCGAGGAGGTGGAGCGGGCGCTCTACGCCGAAATCGAAAGACTGCAGCGGGAGCCGGTCGGGGAGAGGGAACTGGAGAAGGTGAAGAACCAGTTCGCGGCCGACAACCTGCGGAGGATGGAAAGCCGGCTCTACCTCATGCTGCAGCTCCTGGTGGCCGACAGCAACCGGGGCTGGCAGAGCTTCAACGAGGACCCGCGGCGGGTGGCGGCCGTCACCGCGGAGGACGTCCGGCGGGTGGCCGGCCGCTATTTCCGGCCGGAAAACCGGGCGGTCGCCCTCTACTACACGAAGGAGGCGGAGGGCGGCGACGACCCGCTGCTCGAGGGGCTGGACCCGCAGGAGCGGGCGGAACTGGGGCAGTTCAGGGGGGCGGTGGCCGGGATGGGGAGCGAGGAGGCGCGGGCGATCCTCGGGAAGGTCCGGGCCCAGGAGGGTTCGGCGCCGCCCGAAAAACGGAAATACGTGGCCGCCCTCATCCGCCTGCTCGAGGAGAGGATCGCGAAGGAGGGAGACCGATGA
- the aroF gene encoding 3-deoxy-7-phosphoheptulonate synthase produces the protein MLVMMKSNATREEIDAVCRKIESMGFKPHPIPGSTRTAIGITGNRAPVEPFALEALPGVGECVPVSKPYKLVGRELKEDTTVIDLGDGVRIGGGQLAVIAGPCAVESRQQARETASRVAAAGARLFRGGAFKPRTSPYSFQGLALEGLQILAEVREEFGLKIVTEAVDVESVDLVERYADIIQVGARNMQNFSLLKRVGRSSSPVLLKRGNAATLDELLMAAEYILSEGNYRVILCERGIRTFADHTRNTLDLSVVPAVQHASHLPIIVDPSHGTGRREKVIPMSRAAVAVGADGLIIEVHSHPEQAMSDGNQSLDPVEFEQLMREIGQIAPVLGRSMA, from the coding sequence ATGCTGGTCATGATGAAGTCGAACGCGACCCGGGAGGAGATCGACGCCGTATGCCGCAAGATCGAGTCGATGGGGTTCAAGCCCCACCCGATCCCCGGAAGCACCCGGACCGCGATCGGCATCACCGGCAACCGGGCGCCGGTGGAACCCTTTGCGCTGGAGGCGCTCCCCGGCGTCGGTGAATGCGTCCCGGTATCGAAGCCCTACAAGCTGGTGGGACGCGAACTCAAGGAAGACACGACCGTCATCGACCTCGGGGACGGGGTCCGCATCGGGGGCGGGCAACTGGCCGTCATCGCGGGGCCGTGCGCCGTGGAAAGCCGGCAGCAGGCCCGGGAAACGGCCTCCCGGGTCGCCGCCGCGGGCGCCCGCCTCTTCCGGGGAGGGGCCTTCAAGCCGAGGACCTCGCCCTACAGCTTCCAGGGCCTCGCCCTGGAGGGACTCCAGATCCTGGCCGAGGTGCGGGAGGAGTTCGGTCTCAAGATCGTCACCGAGGCGGTCGACGTCGAGAGCGTCGACCTGGTGGAGCGCTACGCCGACATCATCCAGGTCGGCGCGCGCAACATGCAGAATTTCTCGCTCCTGAAACGGGTGGGCCGCTCAAGCAGCCCGGTGCTGCTCAAGCGGGGCAATGCGGCGACCCTGGACGAGCTGCTCATGGCGGCCGAGTACATCCTCTCCGAGGGGAATTACCGCGTGATCCTGTGCGAACGGGGGATACGGACCTTCGCCGATCACACGCGCAACACCCTCGATCTGAGCGTCGTCCCCGCGGTGCAGCACGCCAGCCACCTCCCCATCATCGTCGATCCCAGCCATGGCACCGGCCGCCGGGAGAAGGTGATCCCCATGTCCCGGGCGGCCGTCGCCGTCGGCGCCGACGGGTTGATCATCGAGGTGCATTCCCACCCCGAACAGGCGATGTCGGACGGGAACCAGTCCCTCGACCCGGTCGAGTTCGAGCAGCTGATGAGGGAAATCGGGCAGATCGCCCCGGTCCTGGGCCGGTCCATGGCCTGA
- the aceE gene encoding pyruvate dehydrogenase (acetyl-transferring), homodimeric type, protein MDPEETQEWLDSLQAVVRDRGKARARSLVRLLVDRARSMGLEVPELVQTPYINTIDPRSEPPFPGDEAMEKRLRRIDRWNAVVMVTRANRRHDGIGGHISTYASSAALYGVGFNHFFRGKDDGRAGDQVFFQGHASPGIYARAFLEGRISEAQMDRFRREVEPGQGLSSYPHPRLMPDFWEFPTVSMGLGPLTALYQARFNRYLQARGIARTEDSRVWCFLGDGECDEPEALGSLFLASREKLDNLIFVVNCNLQRLDGPVRGNGKIIQELEMVFRGAGWNVLKVIWGREWDALLAADRDGLLVEKMNGTVDGAYQKYATAGGDYIREHFFGPDPRLRKMVEHLEDRDLENLRRGGHDYVKLYAAYRRAVEHKGSPTVILAKTVKGWALGEGFLGKNVTHQLKKMNLDQLREFRDLLELPITDRQLEDAPYYHPGPGSPELAYLRERKEALGGSLPRRLVRGGSLRLPPDDVYAEFREGTAPGREVSTTMVFVRLLRQLLRDPEIGRRIVPIIPDEARTFGMDAMFKEFGIYSSLGQLYESVDAGMLLSYHESKEGQILEEGITEAGSVASFTAAGTSYATHGEAVIPFYIFYSMFGFQRTGDLFWAFGDARGRGFALGATAGRTTLNGEGLQHQDGHSHVLASTVPNILAYDPAFAFELAAIVRDGLRRMYGRGEDVFYYLTLYNENIPHPAMPEGPEDPVEGILKGLYLFRPAEEKRDRHVTLFGSGSIMRSVLAAQETLSERFGISSDVWSATSYQQLRQEALATDRWNRLHPESEPRLPWVSRALEGVAGPFVAATDFMKIVPDFIRPWVPGLYVTLGTDGYGRSDTRERLRRHFEVDAESIAVAALHALCREGRLPAAEAARGIRDLGVDPEAPDPLHA, encoded by the coding sequence ATGGATCCCGAGGAGACCCAGGAATGGCTCGATTCGCTCCAGGCGGTGGTGCGCGACCGGGGGAAGGCGCGCGCCCGTTCGCTCGTGCGCCTGCTCGTGGATCGCGCCCGGTCGATGGGACTGGAGGTCCCCGAGCTGGTCCAGACCCCGTATATCAACACGATCGATCCCCGGTCCGAGCCCCCTTTCCCCGGCGATGAAGCGATGGAAAAGCGCCTCCGGCGGATCGACCGCTGGAACGCGGTGGTGATGGTGACGCGGGCGAACCGGCGCCATGACGGCATCGGCGGCCACATCTCCACCTACGCCTCCTCGGCCGCCCTATACGGGGTGGGGTTCAACCACTTTTTCCGAGGCAAGGACGACGGGAGGGCGGGCGACCAGGTCTTTTTCCAGGGGCACGCCTCCCCCGGCATTTACGCACGGGCGTTTCTCGAGGGGCGCATTTCGGAAGCGCAGATGGACCGCTTCCGCCGGGAGGTGGAGCCGGGGCAGGGGCTTTCGTCCTACCCGCATCCGCGCCTCATGCCCGATTTCTGGGAGTTTCCCACGGTCTCCATGGGACTCGGCCCGCTGACGGCCCTGTACCAGGCGCGTTTCAACCGCTACCTGCAGGCACGGGGGATCGCCCGCACGGAGGACTCGCGCGTCTGGTGCTTTCTCGGCGACGGGGAGTGCGACGAGCCGGAAGCCCTGGGCTCCCTCTTTCTCGCCTCGCGCGAGAAGCTCGACAACCTCATCTTCGTGGTCAACTGCAACCTCCAGCGGCTGGACGGCCCGGTGCGGGGGAACGGGAAGATCATCCAGGAACTGGAGATGGTTTTCCGCGGCGCCGGCTGGAACGTCCTCAAGGTGATCTGGGGGCGCGAGTGGGACGCGCTCCTCGCGGCGGACCGTGACGGCCTGCTCGTGGAGAAGATGAACGGCACCGTCGACGGTGCCTACCAGAAATACGCCACCGCCGGGGGCGATTATATCCGGGAGCATTTTTTCGGCCCCGATCCCCGGCTGCGGAAGATGGTGGAGCATCTCGAGGACCGCGACCTGGAGAACCTGCGCCGGGGGGGGCACGACTACGTGAAACTGTACGCCGCCTACCGGCGGGCGGTGGAACACAAGGGCTCCCCCACCGTGATCCTCGCCAAGACGGTCAAGGGCTGGGCGCTGGGGGAGGGTTTCCTGGGGAAGAACGTCACCCACCAGCTGAAGAAGATGAATCTCGATCAGCTGCGGGAGTTCCGCGACCTGCTCGAACTCCCCATCACCGACCGGCAGCTGGAGGACGCCCCCTACTACCACCCCGGTCCCGGCAGCCCCGAGCTCGCGTATCTCCGGGAGAGGAAGGAGGCGCTGGGGGGGAGCCTGCCGCGGCGCCTGGTCCGGGGCGGGAGCCTGCGCCTCCCGCCCGACGACGTGTACGCCGAATTCAGGGAAGGGACCGCGCCGGGGCGCGAGGTTTCGACGACCATGGTCTTCGTGCGCCTCCTGCGGCAGCTGCTGCGCGACCCGGAGATCGGCCGGCGCATCGTTCCCATCATTCCGGACGAGGCCCGGACCTTCGGCATGGACGCCATGTTCAAGGAGTTCGGGATCTACTCCTCGCTGGGGCAGCTGTACGAGTCGGTCGACGCCGGGATGCTCCTGAGCTACCACGAGTCCAAGGAGGGCCAGATCCTGGAAGAGGGGATCACGGAGGCGGGGAGCGTGGCCAGTTTCACCGCGGCGGGCACCAGCTACGCCACCCACGGCGAAGCCGTCATCCCTTTTTATATTTTCTATTCCATGTTCGGGTTCCAGCGCACGGGCGACCTCTTCTGGGCCTTCGGCGACGCCCGGGGGCGCGGTTTCGCCCTCGGCGCCACGGCGGGGAGGACCACCCTCAACGGCGAGGGGCTCCAGCACCAGGACGGGCACAGCCACGTGCTGGCTTCGACGGTGCCCAACATCCTGGCCTACGACCCGGCCTTCGCCTTCGAACTGGCCGCCATCGTCCGGGACGGCCTCCGGCGCATGTACGGGCGGGGGGAGGACGTGTTTTACTACCTCACCCTCTACAACGAGAACATCCCCCACCCCGCCATGCCGGAGGGGCCGGAGGACCCGGTGGAGGGAATTCTCAAGGGGCTCTACCTCTTCAGGCCGGCGGAGGAGAAACGGGACCGCCATGTCACCCTCTTCGGCAGCGGGTCGATCATGCGCTCCGTCCTCGCGGCGCAGGAGACGCTCTCGGAGCGCTTCGGGATCTCGTCCGATGTCTGGAGCGCGACCAGCTACCAGCAGCTGCGCCAGGAGGCCCTCGCGACCGACCGCTGGAACCGGCTCCACCCGGAATCGGAACCGCGCCTCCCCTGGGTCAGCCGGGCGCTCGAAGGGGTGGCGGGGCCCTTCGTCGCCGCCACCGATTTCATGAAGATCGTGCCCGATTTCATCCGCCCCTGGGTCCCCGGGCTTTACGTCACCCTGGGGACGGACGGCTACGGGCGCAGCGACACCCGCGAGCGGCTGCGGCGTCATTTCGAGGTCGACGCCGAGAGCATCGCCGTCGCCGCGCTCCACGCGCTCTGCCGGGAAGGCCGGCTGCCGGCGGCGGAGGCGGCGCGCGGCATCCGCGACCTCGGCGTGGACCCGGAGGCTCCCGACCCGCTCCATGCGTGA
- a CDS encoding DNA-3-methyladenine glycosylase: protein MTPAPDPRLRFDETFAGLEEIPRSFLRGDTARAARGLIGAWIACRHGGHWYGARIVETEAYLGRDDPAAHSCRGRRTPRVEPMYRDGGHLYVYLVYGMHHCANVVTRTEGLAEAVLLRAAEAPAGAPEKLLSGPGRLCRGLGITTAASGMDLLAGGKVRLARGPDRPRTIRATPRIGVAYAGEAAGWPLRFFDAHSRAVSGPARLNRG, encoded by the coding sequence ATGACGCCGGCGCCCGATCCCCGGCTCCGCTTCGACGAAACGTTCGCGGGGCTGGAGGAGATCCCCCGCTCCTTCCTGCGCGGGGACACCGCCAGGGCGGCACGCGGGCTCATCGGCGCCTGGATCGCGTGCCGGCACGGGGGCCACTGGTACGGGGCGCGGATCGTGGAGACGGAGGCCTACCTCGGACGGGACGACCCGGCGGCCCATTCCTGCCGGGGGAGGCGCACGCCGCGCGTGGAGCCGATGTACCGGGACGGGGGGCACCTGTACGTTTACCTGGTCTACGGCATGCATCACTGCGCCAACGTCGTCACGAGGACCGAGGGGCTGGCCGAGGCGGTGCTGCTGCGGGCGGCCGAAGCCCCGGCGGGGGCCCCGGAAAAACTCCTGAGCGGCCCGGGACGCCTCTGCCGGGGATTGGGAATCACCACCGCCGCGAGCGGCATGGACCTGCTCGCGGGGGGAAAGGTGCGCCTCGCCCGCGGCCCGGACCGGCCGCGCACCATCCGGGCGACCCCCCGCATCGGCGTGGCCTACGCGGGCGAGGCGGCCGGGTGGCCGCTGCGCTTTTTCGACGCGCACTCCCGCGCGGTTTCGGGCCCCGCCCGCCTGAACCGGGGATGA
- a CDS encoding rhomboid family intramembrane serine protease, whose protein sequence is MFPLKDDNPTQSTPVVTISLIAVNLVVFLYQLSLPPGSAERFIYQYGSIPAVVTGLGRLSADLAAVPPLASVLTSMFLHGGWMHLVGNMWFLWIFGNNIEEATGRFRFVLFYLACGLAAGAAHILANPDSVIPAIGASGAIGGVLGAYIMLYPRARVHTLIFLFVFIRVLYLPAGVILGYWFVLQLLGGSTTAGAAGGVAFWAHVGGFVAGVVLVGAFKKRSVRFFNPPHGAPLMRAMGD, encoded by the coding sequence ATGTTTCCTTTGAAGGACGACAACCCGACCCAAAGCACGCCCGTGGTCACGATCTCCCTGATCGCGGTCAACCTGGTCGTCTTCCTCTACCAGCTGTCCCTTCCCCCGGGATCGGCCGAACGGTTCATTTACCAGTACGGGAGCATCCCCGCGGTGGTGACCGGGCTCGGCCGGCTGTCGGCCGACCTGGCCGCCGTCCCCCCGCTCGCGAGCGTGCTGACCAGCATGTTCCTTCACGGCGGCTGGATGCACCTCGTCGGAAACATGTGGTTCCTCTGGATCTTCGGCAACAACATCGAGGAGGCGACGGGCCGTTTCCGGTTCGTCCTCTTTTACCTGGCGTGCGGCCTGGCGGCGGGAGCGGCCCACATCCTGGCCAACCCCGATTCGGTCATCCCCGCCATCGGCGCCAGCGGCGCCATCGGCGGCGTGCTGGGCGCCTACATCATGCTGTACCCCAGGGCGCGCGTGCATACCCTGATCTTTCTCTTCGTCTTCATCCGGGTCCTGTATCTCCCCGCCGGGGTCATCCTGGGGTACTGGTTCGTTCTTCAGCTCCTCGGCGGCAGCACCACGGCGGGGGCGGCGGGCGGGGTGGCGTTCTGGGCCCATGTCGGCGGGTTCGTCGCGGGGGTGGTGTTGGTGGGGGCGTTCAAGAAAAGAAGCGTGAGGTTTTTCAACCCGCCCCATGGCGCGCCGCTGATGCGGGCGATGGGAGATTGA
- a CDS encoding iron-containing alcohol dehydrogenase encodes MTLAFEFATATRIVFGPGKVSEAASEAASLGLRALVVGGSRPGRLQPLLEKLRAARVGFTLFSVPGEPTLPVVSAGVARAGAEGCAAVIGCGGGSVLDAAKAIAALLTNPGDPLDYLEVVGRGNPLPHPPAPCICLPTTAGTGCEVTRNAVLIAPEQRVKVSLRSPMMLPRLAVVDPELTRSLPPSLTASTGLDALTQLVEPLLSVRSHPLTDGLCRDGIRRAARWLRAACADGDDMEARENMALASLFGGLALANAGLGAVHGLAAPLGGMFPVPHGIVCARLLPGALGVNLSALRSRAPGSPALARMDEVARLLTGDGRAGAEDGIEWLERLVADLGLPRLGAFGLTREDLGAVASQGVRSSSMRGNPLPLEREELCAILESAL; translated from the coding sequence ATGACCCTCGCCTTCGAGTTCGCCACCGCCACCCGCATCGTCTTCGGCCCCGGAAAGGTGTCGGAGGCCGCCTCCGAAGCCGCGTCCCTCGGCCTCCGTGCCCTGGTGGTCGGCGGAAGCCGGCCCGGGCGGCTCCAACCGCTTCTGGAAAAACTGCGCGCCGCGCGCGTCGGCTTCACCCTTTTCTCCGTTCCCGGCGAGCCGACCCTCCCCGTGGTATCGGCGGGGGTCGCGCGGGCCGGGGCGGAAGGGTGCGCGGCCGTCATCGGGTGCGGCGGGGGGAGCGTGCTCGACGCCGCCAAGGCGATCGCGGCGCTCCTCACCAATCCCGGGGACCCGCTCGATTACCTGGAGGTGGTCGGACGGGGCAACCCCCTCCCCCATCCCCCGGCCCCCTGCATCTGCCTCCCCACCACGGCCGGAACCGGCTGCGAGGTCACCCGCAACGCCGTCCTCATCGCGCCCGAACAGCGCGTCAAAGTCAGCCTGCGCAGCCCCATGATGCTCCCGCGCCTGGCCGTCGTGGACCCGGAACTCACCCGCTCCCTCCCCCCTTCCCTGACGGCCTCCACCGGCCTGGACGCGCTGACGCAGCTCGTGGAACCGTTGCTGAGCGTGCGCTCCCATCCCCTGACCGACGGTCTCTGCCGCGACGGGATCCGCCGCGCCGCCCGCTGGCTGCGCGCGGCCTGCGCGGACGGCGACGACATGGAAGCGCGCGAAAACATGGCGCTGGCCAGCCTGTTCGGCGGCCTGGCGCTGGCCAATGCCGGGCTCGGCGCCGTGCACGGGCTGGCCGCCCCCCTCGGCGGCATGTTTCCCGTGCCACACGGGATCGTCTGCGCCCGGTTGCTGCCGGGTGCGCTCGGCGTCAACCTTTCGGCCCTGCGCTCCCGGGCGCCCGGGTCCCCGGCGCTCGCGCGCATGGACGAAGTCGCCCGGCTGCTGACGGGCGACGGCCGCGCCGGCGCCGAGGACGGGATAGAATGGCTCGAGCGGCTGGTCGCGGACCTCGGGCTGCCGCGCCTCGGCGCCTTCGGGCTCACGCGCGAGGATCTGGGCGCCGTCGCCTCGCAGGGGGTCCGATCGAGCAGCATGCGGGGGAACCCCCTCCCGCTCGAGCGGGAAGAGCTCTGCGCCATCCTCGAGAGCGCGCTCTGA
- a CDS encoding insulinase family protein, with the protein MMRRSGRVCLSCIVWMFGASILFGQGEGAVPPHPRDIVYQPLDYVPPKAADHRQAVAPGVPVFFVEDHDLPLVHVSAYIRTGAYLDPAGKAGLAAAVGNQLRSGGTTGRRAEEFDEEADFLAAVLESSVGPTAGRASVNFMAKDTDRALDLFFDMLRRPAFEQDRLDLYKGRQLQAMERRNDQTNEIESREWSRLLFGEDHFSNRHSTRESISSLTREDLIEFHRRCFHPGNLILAVSGDFRTAEMKAALERAMSGWEKGEGAPPVPPPDASPSPGIYMVDKPDVNQARVSLGHRGIRRGDQDEIVVDVMNDILGGSGFTSRIMSRVRTEEGLAYDTGSRYAAGIYYPGDFRAWFQTKSAAAARAARIVIEEIERMRRTRVDPGELETVKNQAVEIFPRIFATARATADTFAADAYTGRDPRFWDTYRDRVRAVTVDDVHRAANAHLHPDGLVILAVGNVDEVLRGDPARPEDSFGKMGRGGIVRIPLPDPMTMEYPK; encoded by the coding sequence ATGATGCGACGAAGCGGACGGGTGTGCCTTTCCTGCATTGTCTGGATGTTCGGAGCGTCGATCCTGTTCGGCCAGGGGGAGGGGGCGGTACCGCCGCATCCCCGGGACATCGTCTACCAGCCGCTCGACTACGTCCCTCCGAAGGCGGCGGACCACCGGCAGGCCGTGGCCCCGGGCGTGCCGGTATTCTTCGTCGAGGACCACGATCTCCCGCTCGTTCACGTGTCGGCCTACATCCGCACGGGCGCCTACCTCGACCCCGCCGGGAAGGCGGGGCTCGCGGCCGCCGTGGGGAACCAGCTGCGCTCGGGCGGCACGACGGGCCGCCGGGCGGAGGAATTCGACGAGGAGGCCGATTTCCTGGCCGCGGTCCTCGAAAGTTCGGTCGGTCCGACCGCGGGACGGGCCTCGGTCAATTTCATGGCCAAGGACACGGACCGGGCGCTCGACCTTTTCTTCGACATGCTGCGCCGCCCCGCCTTCGAGCAGGACCGGCTCGACCTCTACAAGGGGCGGCAGCTGCAGGCCATGGAGCGGCGCAACGACCAGACGAATGAGATCGAGAGCCGGGAATGGAGCCGCCTCCTCTTCGGGGAGGACCACTTCTCCAACCGCCACAGCACGCGGGAGTCGATCTCCTCGCTCACCCGGGAGGACCTGATCGAGTTTCACCGGCGCTGCTTTCATCCCGGGAACCTGATCCTGGCCGTCTCGGGCGATTTCCGGACCGCGGAGATGAAAGCGGCGCTGGAGCGGGCGATGTCCGGTTGGGAGAAGGGCGAGGGCGCGCCCCCGGTCCCCCCGCCGGACGCGTCTCCCTCCCCCGGAATCTACATGGTCGACAAGCCGGATGTGAACCAGGCCCGGGTTTCGCTCGGACACCGCGGGATCCGGCGCGGGGACCAGGACGAGATCGTCGTGGACGTCATGAACGACATCCTGGGCGGCTCCGGGTTCACCTCCCGGATCATGAGCCGGGTGCGGACCGAGGAGGGGCTGGCCTACGACACCGGCTCCCGCTACGCGGCGGGCATTTATTACCCGGGGGATTTCCGGGCCTGGTTCCAGACCAAAAGCGCGGCCGCGGCCCGGGCGGCGCGCATCGTGATCGAGGAGATCGAGCGGATGCGCCGGACCAGGGTGGATCCCGGGGAGCTGGAAACCGTGAAGAACCAGGCGGTGGAGATCTTCCCCCGCATCTTCGCCACGGCGCGCGCCACGGCCGACACCTTCGCCGCGGACGCCTACACCGGGCGCGACCCCCGTTTCTGGGACACCTACCGGGACAGGGTCCGGGCGGTCACCGTCGACGACGTTCATCGTGCGGCCAATGCCCACCTCCATCCGGACGGCCTCGTGATCCTCGCGGTCGGCAATGTCGACGAGGTGCTCCGGGGGGACCCGGCCCGGCCCGAGGACTCGTTCGGGAAGATGGGGAGGGGCGGCATCGTCCGCATCCCGCTCCCCGACCCGATGACGATGGAGTACCCGAAGTAG
- a CDS encoding VWA domain-containing protein: MKRTLKLTAVLIATLAGLGQGPAARTEPPDAPPPRAGSTIRAAVEMVSLPVVVTSGDGGYVTGLTREDFRVFEDGVPQEIAAFAAVEDPISVALVIDTSGSTESQLSRIQAEAMRFVRLLREDDAAAVVSFADEVTLIEPFSIYHRKNPEAIRKIRPGGLSAVYEAVWLTMEQVLKLEYGRKAMVILSDGIDNRSESVSREETLELARRTEAPIYSVYFAPGKKRAPRWSPIPVPSRRDGPERDAGRKYLEALARSSGGLLVDSSREADLGPAFARIARELRNLYSLGYYPRNLKHDGSFREVKAVVTRPGLKARTRGGYVDR; this comes from the coding sequence ATGAAACGCACCCTGAAACTGACGGCGGTTTTGATCGCCACGCTCGCCGGACTCGGTCAGGGGCCGGCGGCCCGGACCGAGCCGCCCGATGCCCCCCCGCCGCGGGCCGGGAGCACGATCCGGGCGGCCGTGGAGATGGTGTCCCTGCCGGTGGTGGTCACCTCGGGCGACGGCGGCTACGTCACGGGGCTCACGAGGGAAGACTTCCGGGTTTTCGAGGACGGCGTTCCGCAGGAGATCGCAGCCTTCGCCGCGGTGGAGGACCCCATCTCGGTGGCGCTCGTGATCGACACGAGCGGGAGCACCGAGTCGCAGCTCTCCCGGATCCAGGCGGAGGCGATGCGCTTCGTGAGGCTCCTGCGGGAGGACGATGCGGCCGCCGTCGTCTCCTTCGCGGACGAGGTCACCCTGATCGAACCCTTCAGCATCTATCACCGGAAGAACCCGGAAGCGATCCGGAAAATCCGTCCGGGGGGGCTGAGCGCGGTCTACGAAGCGGTCTGGCTCACGATGGAGCAGGTCCTGAAACTGGAATACGGGCGCAAGGCGATGGTGATCCTGAGCGACGGGATCGACAACCGGAGCGAATCGGTGAGCCGGGAGGAGACGCTGGAACTCGCGCGCCGGACCGAAGCCCCCATCTACAGCGTCTATTTCGCCCCCGGCAAAAAGCGCGCCCCGCGCTGGAGCCCCATCCCCGTCCCCTCGCGGCGCGACGGCCCCGAGCGCGACGCCGGCCGGAAATACCTCGAGGCCCTGGCGCGATCGAGCGGCGGGCTCCTGGTCGACTCCTCGCGCGAGGCCGACCTGGGCCCGGCCTTCGCCCGCATCGCCCGCGAACTCCGCAACCTGTACAGCCTGGGGTACTACCCCCGGAACCTGAAGCACGACGGCTCCTTCCGCGAGGTGAAGGCCGTCGTCACCCGCCCGGGGCTCAAGGCCCGCACCCGGGGGGGGTACGTGGACCGCTGA